TGTTGAATTTTCCCATTAGCACGGGGGCCTCGGGGCACATCCTAGGGGGATTGGCCTTGGCAATAGCCTTTGGCCCCCGCTCTGCCATGTGGCTCATGGCGGCTATTATCACCGTACAAGCACTACTGTTTGGCGATGGCGGACTAACCACCCTGGGGGCAAATATCCTTAATATGGCCATCGTGGGCGTATGGGTGGGCTGGGGGGCGTTGCGCCTAAGCAACGCTGTTTTGGGAAATGATTCTGCCCAAGGCAAGCCAGAGCCTTTAGGCCATATCGCTCGCTTGGCTCAGTTAGCTGGAGTGGCTTTTGCAGGTTGGGTCTCGGTCATGGCGGCGGCCCTAAGCTGCGCCGTGCAATTGGCAGTGGCAAATCAAGTTAATTGGTGGCTGGTGGCCACCACGCTTTTGCCCGTTCATGCCTGGATCGGCCTGGGGGATGCGCTGGCGGCGGGAATGATCTATTACGCGGTCGCTTTCTCGCGGGGGCGGGGGACAAAGCGCGTGGGAGTGTTGCCGGGCGCAAATTTTACCGCCGCAATTTATACCGCGGGTCTGGCATTGGTGGCCGTGGTGTTGGCCCCCTGGGCGTCCAGCCTACCCGATGGCCTGGAATGGTCGCTTACCAAGTTAAATATGGAGGCCATCGCCGAAAATGCCGGATCGTTGGCGGCCCGGCTAGAAAACACATTGTCTCCCTGGCAACTGGCGGATTATGAATTGCCGTTTTGGCCCGGGATGGGTTGGTCAAGCATGTTGGCGGGCTGGCTAGGTTTGGCGATGGTGTCTGGAGTGGTCTGGATGGGAGTTATAGCTCAAGCGGCAATGAGCAAAGCGCGCTTGGCAAAATTGTCGCCACGACGGTAGGGGAAAGTACGTAGCCGGCACCTTCCAGGTGCCGTGTCCATTGTGAAAATTATGTCTTTGTTACAAACGATGAATTCTTACCAGTCGCAACGGCAGCGGGACGCTGCCTGCTACGTAGCAGCTCTTCGCAGACACTATCCGCCAGCATAATCCCCTGGTGGGTTAATCGCGCGCGGCGACTAGGGACCGTGCCTAGGGACTGTTCCACCGGCGACGTTACTATTTCCAGTAAGCCCAAGGCCCGCAATCTGGCCACGGAATCGCCAAAGAACTGGTCAAAAATTTGTCCGGTTTGCTCCTGCCACCATTCCACCTCAAAGCCCGCGATTTGCCGCAGGGCAAAGACCGCCAGTTCGCGAGCGCGTTCGTCAGGCGACAATCGTTCCCGTTCCGCCACGGGGGATAGCCCCTGATTTAGCCGTGCCAGCCACGTTGTCGTGCTGCGATGATTGGTCGAGCGTTCTCCCGCCACGTAACGGGCCGCGCCAGGACCGGCGGCGTAGTACTCGCCTCCCGCCCAATAGACCAAATTGTGCGCGCATTCCCGCCCGGGTTGGGCGAAGTTGGATATTTCGTAATGGAAATAGCCCGCCGCGGTTAGTTCCGCCATTGCCAATTCGTACAGGGTTGCCTCGGTCGCCTCGTCCACGGATTGCAGCTCGCCGTGCAGCCGGCGGTTCCAAAATCGCGTTCCCCGTTCCCAGGTCAATCCGTAGGTGGAAACATGCGCGGGGGCTAAACGCGATAATTGATCCAGATCGTTTTGCCACTCGGTCCTGGTTTCGCCCGGCGCGCCAAAGATCAAATCCACCGCCGCCACCAATCCCGCATCCTGGATATGCCGCACGGCCTGTTCGATCCGCGCGGCGTCATGGTCGCGCTCCAGCAATTGCAATTTGCGCGGGGAAAACGATTGCCCCCCTAGGCTCACGCGCGTGACGCCGCCAGCGCGTAACTGACCGAGAATTTCCGCGTCAATGTCCGCGGGATTGGCCTCGACCGAAAATTCTCCCCCAGGCAAAAGCGGATGCCAATGATTGACCAAGTCCAGCAGCCGCGCCAAGTCCGCACCCCTTAAAAACGTGGGCGTGCCGCCGCCAATAAACAAAGTCCGCACGGGTCGGGGCTGGGTAAGGGCCGCCAGCTCCCGATTCAGCGCGTCCAAATACGCGGGGACCAGATCGGCCCGCCCCGCCACTAGCGTAAAATTGCAGTAGCCGCAGCGGTGCCGACAAAACGGGACGTGAAGATAAGCGGCTTGCGGCGTCATGAATGGATTTAGGCGATTGAAGCGGATACTTAGCCAAAAGTTTACCATTGGCGGACAAGGACGGGGCCGGATTTTTTAACAGATGCGGGCGGATTGTCCCTAAATCGGGGAGTTTGTCAGCCCCGCCCCCACAGATTACAATCAGTCACAGTCCGGGAGTAAACAGCACCATTTTTTACAACGAGGGGGAAGACGAGATGTCGAAGATTCGGAAACTTTCGCGTCATTGGTGGGCCGCCATGGGAATTGCCATCATTGCGTGCGGCGGGATGGGGGTGTGGAACCTGATCGCGGACGAATACAAAAGCGGCAAAGTCTGGCCCGAGCCCAAAGTTGTCACGCCGGGGGTGGAGAATGGCCCTCCGTCCGACGCGATTGTCCTGTTTGACGGCAAATCGCTGGACGCCTGGCATAA
The sequence above is drawn from the Pirellulales bacterium genome and encodes:
- a CDS encoding energy-coupling factor ABC transporter permease — encoded protein: MHLPSHQLDLTTSAASAVLAAAALAASAFPGWKRVLGTGDSPTRQNLAAGEGLVPPTPGLLAGGAGLVFALQMLNFPISTGASGHILGGLALAIAFGPRSAMWLMAAIITVQALLFGDGGLTTLGANILNMAIVGVWVGWGALRLSNAVLGNDSAQGKPEPLGHIARLAQLAGVAFAGWVSVMAAALSCAVQLAVANQVNWWLVATTLLPVHAWIGLGDALAAGMIYYAVAFSRGRGTKRVGVLPGANFTAAIYTAGLALVAVVLAPWASSLPDGLEWSLTKLNMEAIAENAGSLAARLENTLSPWQLADYELPFWPGMGWSSMLAGWLGLAMVSGVVWMGVIAQAAMSKARLAKLSPRR
- the hemW gene encoding radical SAM family heme chaperone HemW, with the protein product MTPQAAYLHVPFCRHRCGYCNFTLVAGRADLVPAYLDALNRELAALTQPRPVRTLFIGGGTPTFLRGADLARLLDLVNHWHPLLPGGEFSVEANPADIDAEILGQLRAGGVTRVSLGGQSFSPRKLQLLERDHDAARIEQAVRHIQDAGLVAAVDLIFGAPGETRTEWQNDLDQLSRLAPAHVSTYGLTWERGTRFWNRRLHGELQSVDEATEATLYELAMAELTAAGYFHYEISNFAQPGRECAHNLVYWAGGEYYAAGPGAARYVAGERSTNHRSTTTWLARLNQGLSPVAERERLSPDERARELAVFALRQIAGFEVEWWQEQTGQIFDQFFGDSVARLRALGLLEIVTSPVEQSLGTVPSRRARLTHQGIMLADSVCEELLRSRQRPAAVATGKNSSFVTKT